A single genomic interval of Corvus hawaiiensis isolate bCorHaw1 chromosome 5, bCorHaw1.pri.cur, whole genome shotgun sequence harbors:
- the LOC125326675 gene encoding progonadoliberin-2 yields the protein MAPRGSLLLLALLLLSCALPRGRGQHWSHGWYPGGKRDLGTPTNLQVPSPFGRCRPLPCRPRREEPLPRPALRP from the exons ATGGCACCCCGCGggtcgctgctgctgctggcgctgctgctgctgagctgtgccctgCCCCGCGGCCGCGGCCAGCACTGGTCCCACGGCTGGTACCCGGGGGGCAAGCGGGACCTCGGGACCCCCACAAACCTCCAG GTTCCGTCCCCTTTCGGGCGCTGCCGTCCCCTCCCGTGTCGCCCCCGGCGGGAGGAGCCGCTGCCG CGACCCGCGCTGCGCCCCTGA
- the LOC125326674 gene encoding neurophysin 1-like, whose product MSCKALALCLLGLLALSSACYIQNCPIGGKRAVLDMDIRKCLPCGPRNKGHCFGPNICCGEELGCYIGTSETLRCQEENFLPTPCESGRKPCGSGGSCAAPGICCSTEGCGTDSSCDQEMLFA is encoded by the exons ATGTCCTGCAAGGCTCTGGCCCTCTGCctcctggggctcctggctcTCTCCTCCGCTTGCTACATCCAGAACTGCCCCATCGGGGGCAAACGCGCTGTGCTGGACATGGACATCAGGAAG TGCCTGCCCTGCGGTCCCCGGAACAAGGGCCACTGCTTCGGGCCCAACATCTGCTGcggggaggagctgggctgctACATCGGCACCTCGGAAACGCTGCGCTGCCAGGAGGAAAACTTCCTGCCCACCCCCTGCGAGTCGGGACGCAAACCCTGCGGCTCCGGAGGGAGCTGCGCCGCTCCCGGCATCTGCTGCAGCACCG AGGGCTGTGGCACTGACTCATCGTGTGACCAGGAGATGCTGTTTGCATAG
- the MRPS26 gene encoding 28S ribosomal protein S26, mitochondrial has protein sequence MLPALRRCRPGPVPLPALAAALGPGPFPGLCPGWSPRAVPARGRKTRHDPPAKSKAGRVKLPPPVDPEELLVVLERYRQHRLVLSALRAEFRAEVLQKTREERLAAEGSVEELEEHRRLMAWNDEENARQRARREERLRKEEEEQKRRKLEIAEKRARKMEAFLEEKEKEVLQLQEEAKNFITPENLEARIEECLDNPRNYNFAIDKDGRIVKRTVLS, from the exons ATGCTGCCGGCGCTGAGGCGCTGCCGCCCCGGCCCCGTCCCGCTCCCGGCCCTGGCGGCCGCGCTGGGGCCCGGCCCCTTCCCGGGGCTCTGTCCCGGCTGGTCCCCCCGGGCGGTGCCGGCGCGGGGCCGCAAGACTCGGCACGACCCCCCCGCCAAGTCCAAGGCGGGCCGGGTGAAGCTGCCGCCGCCCGTGGATcccgaggagctgctggtggtgctggagcGGTACCGGCAGCACCGGCTGGTGCTCAGCGCCCTCCG ggctgagtTCAGGGCcgaggtgctgcagaagacgcGGGAGGAGCGCCTGGCTGCCGAGGGCtctgtggaggagctggaggagcaccGGCGCCTGATGGCCTGGAACGACGAGGAGAACGCCCGGCAGCGGGCACGCAG agaggagagactcaggaaagaagaggaggagcagaagaggaggaagttGGAGATTGCAGAGAAACGGGCCAGGAAAATGGAGGCtttcctggaggagaaggagaaggaggttCTCCAGCTGCAG GAGGAAGCCAAAAACTTCATCACCCCCGAGAACCTGGAGGCACGGATCGAGGAGTGCCTGGACAACCCGCGGAACTACAACTTCGCCATCGACAAGGACGGGCGCATCGTCAAGCGCACGGTGCTGTCGtag